The following are from one region of the Hydrogenophaga sp. BPS33 genome:
- a CDS encoding protein-disulfide reductase DsbD family protein: MLRHALGAALLALLPLSLLAQGLLSAAPAGTVVQSDQARAELLAHAPEGAGPGQPVWVGLQITHAPEWHTYWKNSGDSGLPTELRWTLPPGVSAGEIAWPTPRKFPIGNLANYGYDGTVVLPVLLTVDPGFSGRHIDVQLDASWLVCRKECIPEEGRFALRIPVQGSTALHGTAFDASFKAAPTHQAALDSHVEPAQDVLKVSLAGLPKVWRGQTLEFFPEPPGVIEPGAAWKQTWVGDRWNAEVPLSPHRSESPARFALVVARAAPAGHGPGSTGVRIDAPVQGTWPAAAPLPAAVPDALQAALAENAASAAASRTGDSGATPLTLGAILLGALLGGLILNLMPCVFPVLAIKVTAFAKHVDDRRGLRANGVAYAVGVVLSFVALGALLLALRAAGEQLGWGFQLQSPVVVAALAALFTLIGLNLAGLFEFGRILPSRVASLQAGNPTVDAFLTGMLATAIASPCTAPFMGASLGLAVGLPTPQALAVFAVLGLGMALPYLVASWVPAVARALPRPGPWMEVFRRFMAFPMFATVVWLVWVLGQQSGIDGAAALLMLLLVLALLVWSLGLRGRSRQVLAGLSVVGLLWLGWAVGPNVTRLQATVPGQTLATAVEGVSWQAWSPQAQADLLAQGRPVFVDFTAAWCVTCQYNKRTTLADESVLRHFAAKNVALLRADWTRRDPAVTAALAQLSRNGVPVYAIYTPAQPIRLLSEVLTVDEVLDALTGL; encoded by the coding sequence ATGCTCCGCCACGCCCTCGGCGCGGCGTTGCTGGCGCTGTTGCCGCTGTCCCTTCTGGCGCAGGGCCTGTTGAGCGCCGCCCCCGCCGGCACCGTGGTGCAAAGCGATCAGGCGCGCGCCGAGCTGCTGGCCCATGCGCCCGAGGGCGCAGGCCCGGGCCAACCCGTCTGGGTCGGCCTGCAAATCACCCATGCCCCCGAATGGCACACCTATTGGAAGAACTCGGGCGACTCCGGACTGCCCACCGAGCTGCGCTGGACGCTGCCGCCCGGCGTGAGCGCGGGCGAGATCGCCTGGCCCACGCCGCGCAAGTTCCCGATCGGCAACCTGGCCAACTACGGCTACGACGGCACCGTGGTGCTGCCGGTGCTGCTCACCGTGGATCCCGGCTTCTCCGGCCGCCACATCGACGTGCAGCTCGACGCCTCCTGGCTGGTCTGCCGCAAGGAATGCATCCCGGAAGAAGGCCGCTTCGCGCTGCGCATCCCGGTGCAAGGGTCCACGGCACTCCACGGCACGGCCTTCGATGCCAGCTTCAAGGCTGCCCCGACCCACCAGGCCGCGCTGGACAGCCATGTCGAGCCCGCCCAGGATGTGTTGAAGGTATCGCTGGCCGGCCTGCCCAAGGTCTGGCGCGGCCAGACGCTGGAGTTCTTTCCGGAGCCGCCGGGCGTGATCGAACCCGGCGCGGCCTGGAAGCAGACCTGGGTCGGTGACCGCTGGAATGCCGAGGTGCCACTCTCGCCGCACCGCAGCGAAAGCCCCGCCCGGTTCGCGCTGGTAGTGGCGCGCGCCGCGCCCGCGGGCCACGGGCCCGGCAGTACGGGCGTGCGCATCGACGCACCGGTGCAAGGCACGTGGCCGGCCGCCGCGCCGCTGCCCGCGGCCGTGCCCGACGCGCTGCAGGCGGCGCTGGCCGAGAACGCCGCCAGCGCCGCAGCCAGCAGGACGGGCGACAGCGGCGCCACTCCACTCACGCTGGGCGCGATCCTGCTCGGTGCGCTCCTCGGTGGCCTCATCCTCAACCTCATGCCCTGCGTGTTCCCGGTGCTGGCCATCAAGGTGACGGCGTTCGCGAAACACGTCGACGACCGCCGGGGCCTGCGCGCCAACGGCGTGGCGTATGCCGTGGGCGTGGTGCTGTCCTTCGTCGCGCTGGGCGCGCTGCTGCTGGCGCTGCGCGCGGCGGGCGAACAGCTGGGCTGGGGGTTCCAGCTGCAGAGCCCGGTGGTGGTGGCGGCGCTGGCGGCGCTGTTCACGCTGATCGGACTGAACCTGGCCGGCCTGTTCGAATTCGGCCGCATCCTGCCCAGCCGCGTGGCCAGCCTGCAAGCCGGGAACCCCACGGTCGACGCCTTCCTCACCGGCATGCTGGCCACGGCCATTGCATCGCCCTGCACCGCACCCTTCATGGGCGCCTCGCTCGGCCTGGCGGTGGGCCTGCCTACCCCACAGGCACTGGCCGTGTTCGCCGTGCTCGGCCTGGGCATGGCACTTCCCTACCTGGTCGCCAGCTGGGTGCCGGCCGTGGCGCGCGCCTTGCCGCGCCCCGGTCCGTGGATGGAGGTCTTCCGCCGCTTCATGGCTTTTCCCATGTTCGCCACCGTGGTCTGGCTGGTGTGGGTGCTGGGGCAACAAAGCGGCATCGACGGTGCGGCCGCGCTGCTCATGCTGCTGCTGGTCCTGGCGCTGCTGGTGTGGTCGCTCGGCCTGCGCGGCAGGAGCCGCCAGGTGCTCGCCGGCCTGTCGGTGGTGGGCCTGCTCTGGCTGGGCTGGGCGGTGGGCCCGAACGTGACACGCCTGCAGGCCACGGTCCCCGGCCAAACCTTGGCGACGGCGGTCGAGGGCGTGAGCTGGCAAGCCTGGAGCCCGCAGGCCCAGGCCGACTTGCTCGCGCAGGGCCGCCCGGTGTTCGTGGACTTCACAGCCGCCTGGTGCGTGACCTGCCAGTACAACAAGCGCACCACCTTGGCCGACGAGTCCGTGCTGCGGCATTTCGCCGCCAAGAACGTGGCGCTGCTGCGTGCCGACTGGACCCGCCGCGACCCGGCCGTGACCGCCGCGCTGGCGCAGCTCAGCCGCAATGGCGTGCCGGTGTATGCGATCTACACACCGGCGCAGCCGATCCGCCTACTGTCCGAAGTGCTGACGGTTGACGAAGTTCTGGACGCGCTGACGGGGCTTTGA
- the hemE gene encoding uroporphyrinogen decarboxylase, with translation MPFAPLQNDTFLRACLRQATDHTPVWLMRQAGRYLPEYRATRAQAGSFMGLATNTDYATEVTLQPLERYALDAAILFSDILTVPDAMGLGLSFAIGEGPKFAKTVRTESDVDKLAVPDMDKLRYVFNAVTSIRKALNGRVPLIGFSGSPWTLACYMVEGGGSDDYRAVKSLMYARPDLMHRILAINADAVAAYLNEQIEAGAQAVMVFDSWGGVLADGKFQDFSLAYTQRVLAQLKREHEGTTIPRIVFTKGGGLWLDDMKNLDCHALGLDWTVNLGRARAQVGEGPAGKALQGNIDPNVLFAPPERIEAEVAAVLESFGTPHQGPGNGPTHIFNLGHGISQHTPPEHVSVLVDAVHSHSRRLRVAV, from the coding sequence ATGCCCTTTGCTCCCCTGCAGAACGACACTTTTCTGCGCGCCTGCCTGCGCCAAGCCACCGACCACACGCCCGTCTGGCTCATGCGCCAGGCCGGGCGCTATCTGCCCGAGTACCGGGCCACGCGCGCGCAGGCCGGCAGCTTCATGGGGCTGGCAACCAACACCGACTACGCCACCGAAGTGACGCTGCAGCCGCTGGAGCGCTACGCACTGGATGCGGCCATCCTCTTCAGCGACATCCTCACCGTGCCCGACGCGATGGGCCTGGGCCTGTCGTTCGCGATCGGCGAAGGGCCGAAGTTCGCCAAAACGGTGCGCACCGAGTCCGACGTGGACAAGCTCGCCGTGCCCGACATGGACAAGCTGCGCTACGTGTTCAACGCGGTCACCTCGATCCGCAAGGCGCTCAACGGCCGCGTGCCGCTGATCGGCTTCTCGGGCAGCCCCTGGACGCTGGCCTGCTACATGGTCGAAGGCGGTGGCAGCGACGATTACCGCGCCGTGAAGTCGCTGATGTACGCGCGCCCCGACCTGATGCACCGCATCCTCGCGATCAATGCCGACGCCGTGGCCGCCTACCTGAACGAGCAGATCGAGGCCGGCGCGCAGGCGGTGATGGTGTTCGACAGCTGGGGCGGGGTGCTGGCCGATGGCAAGTTCCAGGACTTCAGCCTCGCCTACACCCAGCGCGTGCTGGCGCAGCTCAAGCGCGAGCACGAGGGCACGACGATTCCCCGCATCGTCTTCACCAAGGGCGGTGGCCTCTGGCTCGACGACATGAAAAACCTGGACTGCCATGCGCTCGGCCTGGACTGGACGGTGAACCTGGGCCGCGCACGCGCGCAAGTGGGTGAAGGGCCTGCCGGCAAGGCGCTGCAAGGCAACATCGATCCCAACGTGCTGTTCGCGCCGCCCGAGCGCATCGAGGCCGAGGTGGCCGCCGTTCTGGAGAGCTTCGGCACCCCGCACCAAGGCCCCGGCAATGGCCCCACCCACATCTTCAACCTGGGCCATGGCATCAGCCAGCACACCCCGCCCGAGCACGTGTCGGTGCTGGTGGATGCGGTTCATTCGCATTCCCGCCGGTTGCGCGTGGCCGTTTGA
- a CDS encoding SAM-dependent methyltransferase, with protein MGSIVEKALTPWAQRMKTRVNLPVRLSWGERGASSLSLGEFEEPQVEIRVRDSSALPLLIDPGLDTLGQAYVEGLIDVDGSMADILAVAHRLAENAQPENGLLGRLRRRFGHTRESDSKAIEYHYDVSNEFYAQWLDERMVYSCGYFENGDETLAEAQVKKIDHILTKIRLQPGQRLLDIGCGWGALVLRAAQKFGARCVGVTLSKNQHALATERVKAAGLEDHIEIRLQDYRDVQDGPFDRITSVGMFEHVGLNHLKSYFGHVRSLLKPDGWALNHGITSTDAQDGETRHGGGTFIDKYVFPQGELPHIGTVLRTMQEGGLEAFDIESLRRHYMRTTQLWSDNFEARTAQIKPLVDEKKWRIWRVYLAGCAWAFEHDEVSIYQVICRAAGQPAQGLPWSRKFIYAS; from the coding sequence ATGGGATCGATCGTGGAAAAGGCCTTGACGCCTTGGGCACAGCGCATGAAAACGCGGGTGAATCTGCCGGTTCGCCTGAGTTGGGGTGAACGCGGGGCGTCTTCGTTGTCCCTGGGGGAGTTCGAGGAGCCGCAGGTGGAGATTCGTGTGCGCGACTCCTCGGCCCTGCCCCTGCTGATCGACCCGGGCCTGGACACCCTGGGCCAGGCCTACGTGGAAGGCCTGATCGACGTTGACGGCTCCATGGCCGACATCCTCGCCGTGGCGCACCGCCTGGCCGAGAACGCCCAACCCGAGAACGGCCTGCTGGGCCGCCTGCGCCGGCGCTTTGGCCACACGCGCGAGAGCGACAGCAAGGCGATCGAATACCACTACGACGTTTCCAACGAGTTCTACGCCCAGTGGCTGGACGAGCGCATGGTCTATTCCTGCGGCTACTTCGAGAATGGCGACGAAACCCTGGCCGAGGCGCAGGTCAAGAAGATCGACCATATCCTCACCAAGATCCGGCTCCAACCCGGGCAGCGGCTGCTCGACATCGGCTGCGGCTGGGGGGCGCTGGTGCTGCGCGCGGCGCAGAAGTTCGGCGCGCGTTGCGTGGGCGTGACGCTGTCGAAGAATCAGCACGCACTGGCGACCGAGCGGGTGAAGGCGGCGGGGTTGGAAGACCACATCGAGATCCGCCTGCAGGACTACCGCGACGTGCAGGACGGCCCGTTTGACCGCATCACCAGCGTCGGCATGTTCGAGCACGTGGGTCTGAATCACCTGAAATCGTATTTCGGACACGTCCGCTCGCTGCTCAAGCCCGATGGCTGGGCCTTGAACCACGGCATCACCAGCACCGATGCACAGGACGGTGAAACGCGCCATGGCGGCGGCACCTTCATCGACAAGTACGTGTTTCCACAAGGCGAACTGCCCCACATCGGCACCGTGCTGCGCACCATGCAGGAAGGTGGTCTGGAGGCCTTCGACATCGAAAGCCTGCGCCGTCACTACATGCGCACCACGCAGCTCTGGAGCGACAATTTCGAAGCGCGCACCGCGCAGATCAAGCCCCTGGTCGACGAGAAGAAGTGGCGCATCTGGCGCGTCTACCTGGCCGGTTGCGCCTGGGCGTTCGAACACGACGAGGTGTCGATCTACCAGGTGATCTGCCGCGCCGCAGGGCAGCCCGCACAAGGGCTGCCCTGGTCGCGCAAATTCATCTACGCCAGCTAG
- the priA gene encoding replication restart helicase PriA, giving the protein MAFWPSVVVATPAHSGVGAALTYRSELLLAPGTLVRVPLGAREVLGVVWDCATEPPEGLTEAQTKSVAGVLDGLAPLNARWRQLVRFAAQYYQRSLGEVALAALPPQLRDLDAVRLARRLKKQQKAAAATPAPAEGATPSGHDLSHEQATALGALEAAHAPVLLFGATGSGKTEVYLQATEHVLRADAQTQVLVMVPEINLTPQLEARFRARFEPLFGAGALVCLHSGMTPAQRLAGWLAAHTGQARIVLGTRMAVLASLPGLRLIVVDEEHDPSYKSQEGARYSARDLAVYRAKVETDALLAGQGATAPRCRVVLGSATPSLETWHAADQGRYLRLSMPARIGGGALPRLRLVDMNHQPKGAVLAPPLVAAMAERIARGEQCMVLLNRRGYAPVLACFDCGWKSGCPHCSAFRVFHKLDRTLRCHHCGFTERVPRACPECGNLDIAPVGRGTEQLEEQLASLLIDVKRPDGGPVRVARIDADSTRLKGSLEQHLATMHSGEVDVLVGTQMIAKGHDFRRITLVAALNADSGLYASDYRAPERLFALLMQAGGRAGRDAAFVADQGSASELWVQTWSPQHPLFAALRQHDFTAFAAQQLSEREGAGMPPFAHQALLRADARTQQAAQAYLNAAAQAAEGLPHRDEITLYPAVPLTIQRVANVERAQLLVEATSRGALQRFLSAWQPVLLGCRGLPEARGLVRFAVDVDPLSI; this is encoded by the coding sequence ATGGCTTTCTGGCCTAGCGTCGTCGTCGCCACGCCGGCCCACAGCGGGGTGGGAGCAGCCCTCACCTACCGAAGTGAGTTGTTGCTCGCGCCAGGCACCCTGGTGCGGGTGCCGCTGGGCGCACGTGAAGTGCTGGGCGTGGTGTGGGACTGCGCCACCGAACCGCCCGAAGGGCTGACCGAAGCGCAGACCAAATCGGTGGCCGGTGTGCTCGATGGCCTTGCGCCCCTGAACGCGCGGTGGCGGCAACTGGTGCGGTTTGCGGCGCAGTACTACCAGCGCAGCCTGGGCGAGGTGGCGTTGGCCGCGCTGCCGCCGCAGCTGCGCGACCTGGATGCGGTTCGGTTGGCGCGCCGGTTGAAAAAACAACAGAAGGCCGCGGCGGCGACTCCCGCTCCCGCCGAGGGCGCCACCCCAAGTGGCCACGATCTGAGCCACGAACAGGCCACCGCCCTGGGCGCGCTCGAAGCCGCCCATGCCCCGGTGCTGCTGTTCGGCGCCACCGGCAGCGGCAAAACCGAGGTCTACCTGCAAGCCACCGAACACGTGCTGCGAGCCGATGCCCAGACCCAGGTGCTGGTGATGGTGCCCGAGATCAACCTCACGCCCCAGCTGGAAGCGCGTTTTCGCGCGCGCTTCGAACCCCTGTTCGGCGCCGGTGCACTGGTCTGCCTGCACAGCGGCATGACGCCCGCCCAGCGCCTGGCGGGCTGGCTGGCGGCGCACACCGGACAGGCGCGCATCGTGCTGGGTACGCGCATGGCGGTGCTGGCCAGCCTGCCCGGCCTGCGCCTGATCGTGGTCGACGAGGAGCACGACCCGAGCTACAAGAGCCAGGAAGGCGCGCGGTACTCGGCGCGCGACCTGGCGGTGTACCGGGCCAAGGTGGAGACGGATGCCCTGCTGGCAGGCCAAGGTGCTACGGCCCCGCGCTGCCGCGTGGTGCTGGGCTCGGCCACACCGTCGCTGGAAACCTGGCACGCGGCGGACCAGGGCCGCTACCTGCGCCTGTCGATGCCCGCGCGCATCGGCGGCGGTGCCTTGCCGCGCCTGCGCCTGGTCGACATGAACCACCAGCCCAAGGGCGCGGTGCTGGCACCGCCCTTGGTGGCGGCCATGGCCGAGCGCATCGCGCGCGGTGAGCAGTGCATGGTGCTGCTGAACCGGCGCGGCTACGCCCCGGTGCTGGCCTGCTTCGATTGCGGCTGGAAAAGCGGCTGCCCGCACTGCAGCGCCTTTCGCGTCTTCCACAAACTCGACCGCACGCTGCGCTGCCACCACTGCGGCTTCACCGAACGCGTGCCGCGCGCCTGCCCCGAGTGCGGCAACCTGGACATCGCGCCCGTGGGCCGCGGCACCGAGCAACTGGAAGAGCAGCTTGCCAGCCTGCTGATCGACGTGAAGCGCCCCGACGGCGGGCCCGTGCGCGTGGCGCGCATCGATGCCGACTCGACCCGCCTCAAGGGCAGCCTGGAACAGCACCTCGCAACCATGCACAGCGGCGAGGTGGACGTACTGGTGGGCACGCAGATGATCGCCAAGGGGCACGACTTCCGCCGCATCACGCTGGTGGCCGCGCTCAACGCCGATTCGGGCTTGTACGCCAGCGACTACCGCGCGCCCGAGCGCCTGTTCGCGCTGCTGATGCAGGCCGGGGGACGCGCAGGCCGCGATGCTGCCTTCGTCGCCGACCAAGGCAGCGCCAGCGAGCTCTGGGTGCAGACCTGGTCACCGCAGCACCCGCTGTTCGCCGCGCTGCGCCAGCACGACTTTACGGCCTTCGCGGCGCAACAACTGAGCGAGCGCGAAGGTGCGGGCATGCCGCCATTTGCGCACCAGGCCCTGCTGCGCGCCGACGCGCGCACGCAGCAGGCGGCACAGGCCTACCTGAACGCCGCCGCGCAGGCCGCCGAAGGCCTGCCGCACCGCGACGAGATCACGCTCTACCCGGCCGTGCCGTTGACGATCCAGCGCGTGGCCAATGTGGAGCGCGCGCAGTTGCTGGTGGAAGCCACGTCGCGCGGCGCGCTGCAACGCTTTCTGAGCGCCTGGCAACCGGTGCTGCTGGGTTGCCGCGGCCTGCCCGAGGCGCGGGGGTTGGTGCGCTTCGCGGTGGACGTGGATCCGCTGTCGATATAG
- a CDS encoding histidine phosphatase family protein, with the protein MGTLYLVRHGQASFGAEDYDQLSELGHRQSVQLGRYWAARGTVFDTVITGAMRRHAQTWAGIAEGAGGLAHAPLARPGLNEYDSEAVIRAIHPHPLERPGSAAQTPELYRQHFRLLRDGLTQWMAGTLTPQGMPSYNDFVRGVREVLDHVRAQHQGHNVLLVSSGGPIATAVGQVLGMSPEATIELNLRIRNCAVTELQFNPKRYALLTFNTLPHLDSDEFKDWLTYA; encoded by the coding sequence ATGGGAACTCTCTATTTGGTGCGCCACGGCCAAGCCTCGTTCGGTGCCGAAGACTACGACCAGCTCAGCGAGCTGGGCCACCGCCAGAGCGTGCAGCTGGGGCGGTACTGGGCCGCGCGCGGCACGGTGTTCGACACGGTGATCACCGGCGCGATGCGCCGCCACGCACAAACCTGGGCCGGCATCGCCGAAGGTGCTGGCGGTCTGGCGCATGCGCCGCTCGCGCGCCCCGGGCTCAACGAGTACGACAGCGAAGCGGTGATCCGCGCCATCCATCCCCACCCGCTGGAGCGGCCGGGTTCGGCGGCGCAGACGCCCGAGCTCTACCGGCAACACTTCCGTCTGCTGCGCGATGGCCTCACCCAGTGGATGGCCGGCACCCTGACCCCGCAAGGCATGCCCAGTTACAACGACTTCGTGCGCGGGGTGCGCGAGGTGCTCGACCATGTGCGCGCCCAACACCAGGGCCACAACGTGCTGCTGGTCTCCAGCGGTGGTCCGATCGCCACCGCCGTGGGCCAGGTGCTCGGCATGAGCCCGGAAGCGACGATCGAGCTCAATCTGCGCATCCGCAACTGCGCGGTGACCGAATTGCAGTTCAACCCGAAGCGGTATGCCTTGCTGACCTTCAACACGCTGCCGCACCTGGACAGCGACGAGTTCAAGGACTGGTTGACGTATGCCTGA
- a CDS encoding hybrid sensor histidine kinase/response regulator, which yields MLFDSHTLLAMRLGVDVLVALAFWGLLRRYPNIGGPGWWVLAACLSIAGSLGLWLRSSPTDLWFGALGNAALTMGPVFAWMGLRSHLQLPRPVGRVFEAALLIVALHVAFILVWDSAQARQGVLAFTVLGVMALAFRDMVRADPQRRVPELQALKLLTAVEFVAMLMFAVAAPVAGLPLVHVLPVMLFFFLLVGLLRAALYGALVGYRLRWEGDRARLDLLAREADSRSLIDNLGAGVVVFQPDHTVRRINHSARRFFGLNEEETDLAPLTGLGSHMLREDGQRMRRHELPFDRVLATGMAVKNVVVGVPVFDGGEGDVHWALCNGYAENDAQGGLRHVVLSFIDITSLKSAQSQQKALQSQLAQSQKMEALGTLAGGVAHDFNNILATILGNAELAREDVSGNASACASLNEISTAARRGRDLVRQILAFSRQQPVERTHVDVAAIVVETWSLMRSAVPPQVQLLHDCHPNTPTILADATQLGQVLINLGTNAVHALGGRPGKVQCLLDCLPNHDSRVPPEVAKACVEAGVDVVRLEVGDNGCGMPEDVRSRIFEPFFTTKVVGQGTGLGLPVVLGIVQMHGGAIEVRSQLAQGTTFTLFFPAAPGAVLAPPHDVVTMVARAPDEPATALPETPPMADATPAEQAHILYLDDDDTLVFLVRRLLERRGYRVTAFLEQRAAVDAVRESPHAFQLLLTDYNMPGMSGLDVAREVLKINPQLPVAVASGYITDELQAEAKAAGVREVVFKTDAVEAFCEVVARLIKAG from the coding sequence ATGCTGTTTGATTCGCACACACTGCTCGCGATGCGCTTGGGTGTCGATGTGCTTGTCGCGCTGGCCTTCTGGGGGCTGTTGCGCCGCTATCCCAACATTGGCGGACCGGGTTGGTGGGTATTGGCGGCATGCCTGTCGATCGCGGGTTCGTTGGGCTTGTGGCTGCGCAGCAGTCCGACGGATCTCTGGTTCGGCGCCCTGGGCAACGCCGCCCTGACCATGGGCCCCGTGTTCGCCTGGATGGGGCTGCGCAGCCATCTGCAACTGCCCCGACCTGTGGGGCGCGTATTCGAAGCCGCCTTGCTCATCGTGGCCTTGCACGTGGCATTCATCCTGGTGTGGGATTCGGCCCAGGCACGCCAGGGCGTGCTGGCGTTCACCGTGCTCGGTGTGATGGCGCTGGCCTTTCGGGACATGGTGCGGGCCGACCCGCAGCGGCGTGTGCCCGAACTGCAGGCGCTCAAGTTGCTCACCGCCGTGGAGTTCGTCGCGATGCTGATGTTTGCGGTGGCAGCTCCGGTGGCCGGCCTGCCGCTGGTGCACGTGCTCCCGGTGATGCTGTTCTTCTTCCTGCTGGTTGGGCTGCTGCGGGCGGCGCTGTACGGCGCCCTGGTGGGCTACCGGTTGCGCTGGGAGGGCGATCGGGCGCGGCTGGATCTTTTGGCGCGCGAGGCTGATTCCCGTTCGCTGATCGACAACCTGGGGGCCGGCGTGGTCGTGTTCCAACCCGATCACACGGTCCGTCGCATCAACCACTCGGCGCGCCGCTTCTTCGGCCTGAACGAAGAAGAGACCGATCTCGCGCCGCTGACCGGCCTGGGTTCGCACATGCTGCGCGAGGACGGCCAGCGCATGCGCCGGCATGAGCTGCCGTTCGACCGTGTGCTCGCCACCGGCATGGCTGTGAAGAACGTGGTGGTGGGCGTGCCGGTGTTCGATGGTGGCGAGGGCGACGTGCACTGGGCCCTGTGCAACGGCTATGCGGAGAACGATGCACAGGGCGGCTTGCGCCACGTGGTGCTCAGCTTCATCGACATTACCTCGCTCAAGAGCGCTCAAAGCCAGCAGAAGGCCTTGCAGTCGCAGTTGGCACAGTCTCAGAAGATGGAAGCGCTGGGCACGCTGGCCGGTGGCGTGGCGCACGACTTCAACAACATTCTGGCGACCATTCTGGGCAATGCGGAATTGGCCCGCGAGGATGTGAGCGGCAATGCGTCGGCTTGCGCGAGCCTGAACGAGATCAGCACCGCCGCGCGCCGCGGCCGGGACCTGGTGCGGCAGATCCTGGCGTTCAGCCGACAGCAGCCGGTCGAGCGTACCCATGTCGATGTGGCCGCCATCGTGGTCGAGACCTGGAGCCTCATGCGCTCAGCCGTACCGCCGCAGGTGCAACTGCTGCACGATTGCCACCCGAACACGCCCACCATCCTGGCCGACGCCACGCAACTGGGCCAGGTGCTGATCAACCTGGGGACCAACGCGGTTCACGCGCTCGGAGGTCGGCCAGGCAAAGTGCAATGCCTGCTCGACTGCCTGCCCAACCACGATTCGCGCGTCCCTCCCGAGGTGGCCAAGGCCTGCGTCGAAGCCGGCGTGGACGTGGTGCGTCTGGAAGTGGGTGACAACGGCTGCGGTATGCCCGAAGACGTGCGCTCCCGCATCTTCGAACCCTTCTTCACCACCAAGGTGGTGGGGCAGGGCACGGGCCTGGGTCTGCCGGTGGTGCTGGGCATCGTGCAGATGCACGGCGGCGCGATCGAAGTGCGCAGTCAGCTCGCCCAGGGCACCACATTCACCTTGTTTTTTCCGGCGGCGCCCGGTGCGGTGCTTGCACCGCCGCACGATGTCGTCACAATGGTCGCTCGCGCACCCGACGAGCCTGCAACCGCCTTACCGGAGACCCCCCCCATGGCCGACGCCACGCCCGCGGAGCAAGCCCACATCCTGTACCTGGACGACGATGACACACTCGTATTTCTCGTGCGCCGGCTGTTGGAGCGCAGGGGCTACCGCGTCACGGCCTTCCTCGAGCAACGCGCGGCGGTGGACGCAGTGCGAGAGTCTCCGCACGCATTTCAACTGCTGCTGACCGACTACAACATGCCGGGCATGTCGGGCCTGGACGTGGCGCGCGAGGTGTTGAAGATCAATCCCCAACTGCCGGTGGCCGTGGCCTCGGGCTACATCACCGACGAACTGCAGGCCGAAGCCAAGGCCGCTGGCGTGCGCGAGGTCGTGTTCAAGACCGATGCGGTCGAGGCTTTCTGCGAAGTGGTGGCGCGCCTGATCAAGGCTGGATAG
- a CDS encoding creatininase family protein, which produces MSAPVRFWSQLSTADFASIDLARAIAVLPVAATEQHGPHLPLSVDTDIVNGVVHAALPHLAADLPVLFLPTQAVGFSPEHTRFAGTLTLKIETLLRVWTELAECVAASGVKKLVLFNAHGGQVGALDLVARDLRARLGMLVYSVNWFHLPLRDEAGGDVNALFSAEEHRFGIHAGEIETSLMLALAPERVRMQQAEYFRSTSQERARQFPILGNGKSAKLAWQMQDYNATGAVGNAGAATAEKGRAVLAASGRALAQLLAEIDRLPPDTLSERTAYQAGSRER; this is translated from the coding sequence ATGTCCGCGCCTGTCCGTTTCTGGTCCCAACTCTCCACCGCCGACTTCGCTTCGATCGACCTTGCGCGCGCCATCGCCGTGCTCCCGGTCGCGGCCACCGAGCAGCATGGCCCGCACCTGCCGCTGTCGGTCGACACCGACATCGTGAACGGCGTGGTGCATGCGGCCCTGCCGCACCTCGCGGCCGACCTGCCCGTGCTGTTTCTGCCCACGCAGGCCGTGGGTTTCAGTCCCGAGCACACGCGCTTTGCCGGCACGCTCACGCTCAAGATCGAAACGCTGCTGCGCGTGTGGACCGAACTGGCCGAGTGCGTGGCGGCCAGTGGGGTGAAGAAGCTGGTGCTGTTCAACGCGCACGGAGGCCAGGTGGGCGCGCTGGACCTGGTGGCGCGCGATCTGCGGGCGCGCCTGGGCATGCTGGTCTACAGCGTGAACTGGTTTCATCTGCCCTTGCGCGATGAGGCGGGTGGAGACGTGAACGCCCTGTTCAGCGCCGAGGAGCACCGCTTCGGCATCCACGCCGGCGAAATCGAAACCTCGCTGATGCTCGCGCTGGCACCCGAACGCGTGCGCATGCAGCAGGCCGAGTATTTCCGCTCCACCTCGCAGGAGCGCGCGCGGCAGTTTCCGATTCTGGGCAACGGCAAGAGCGCCAAGCTGGCCTGGCAGATGCAGGATTACAACGCCACCGGCGCGGTGGGCAACGCGGGCGCAGCCACCGCCGAAAAAGGCCGCGCGGTGCTGGCGGCCAGCGGGCGCGCGCTGGCGCAATTGCTGGCCGAAATAGATCGCCTGCCGCCCGACACCCTGAGCGAGCGCACCGCCTACCAGGCGGGCTCGCGCGAGCGCTAA